In the Muricauda sp. MAR_2010_75 genome, one interval contains:
- a CDS encoding lycopene cyclase family protein, which translates to MSHYDYIILGAGAAGLLLADALGKDEHFVSKSILILDRDDKSQNDRTWCFWERGKGEFDELIHKTWDKIYIGGQQFQKSTSIAPYTYKMLRGIDFYNHFLPKVKAYPNITWVQKEVQHIEERENEVLVTTSSQRYTGQTVFSSLYDPSIHLKQRKFPVLQQHFIGWQIKTKRSVFKPEEATFMDFSVPQKGNTRFMYVLPFSSNEALVEYTLFSEELLEKKEYEEALKTYIHKKYNDTPYVIQETEFGSIPMTCYPFHLHNTDGVFHIGIAGGWAKPSTGYTFYNTSRQVPKLVEHLKAGKPLSKFRKKSRFQFYDMLLLDILYENNHLGHDIFESMFKRRKASLILKFLENETNLWEELQIVMAPKPMPFIKALFKRIF; encoded by the coding sequence ATGTCCCACTACGACTATATCATTTTAGGAGCCGGAGCTGCTGGTCTATTATTAGCGGACGCCTTGGGCAAGGACGAACACTTTGTCTCTAAATCCATCTTGATCTTGGATAGGGACGACAAATCCCAAAATGATCGTACCTGGTGTTTTTGGGAACGTGGCAAAGGCGAATTCGATGAGTTGATCCACAAAACTTGGGATAAGATTTATATAGGCGGCCAACAATTTCAAAAATCAACTTCCATTGCGCCATACACCTACAAAATGCTCCGTGGCATTGACTTCTACAACCACTTTTTACCAAAGGTAAAAGCCTATCCCAACATTACTTGGGTGCAGAAAGAAGTGCAACATATTGAAGAGCGGGAAAATGAGGTTTTGGTAACCACTTCCTCCCAAAGATATACGGGACAAACGGTATTTTCCAGCCTCTATGACCCTTCCATCCATCTAAAGCAGAGGAAATTTCCAGTTTTGCAACAACACTTTATTGGGTGGCAAATAAAAACCAAACGGTCGGTTTTTAAACCGGAGGAGGCCACATTTATGGACTTTTCTGTGCCTCAAAAGGGCAACACCCGCTTTATGTATGTGCTTCCTTTTTCAAGTAATGAAGCTTTAGTGGAATACACCTTGTTTTCGGAAGAACTTTTGGAAAAAAAAGAATATGAGGAAGCCCTCAAAACATATATCCATAAAAAGTACAACGATACTCCTTACGTCATCCAAGAAACGGAGTTTGGGAGCATTCCCATGACCTGCTATCCATTTCATCTACATAATACCGATGGAGTTTTTCATATCGGAATTGCGGGCGGATGGGCTAAACCAAGCACAGGTTATACGTTTTATAATACCAGCCGACAAGTCCCAAAATTGGTAGAGCACCTAAAAGCGGGCAAGCCATTGTCCAAGTTCCGTAAAAAAAGCAGGTTTCAATTCTACGATATGCTTTTGCTCGATATTTTGTACGAGAACAATCACTTGGGACACGACATTTTTGAATCGATGTTCAAAAGAAGAAAGGCTTCGCTGATCCTAAAATTCCTGGAGAACGAAACCAATTTGTGGGAAGAGCTTCAGATTGTCATGGCACCAAAGCCAATGCCTTTTATTAAAGCACTTTTCAAACGGATTTTCTAA
- a CDS encoding solute:sodium symporter family transporter, producing MVQFISFFVFTAFVAAYSSWKLRKDKLSTQDGYFLGGRSLTGIVIAGSLLLTNISTEHLVGMNGDAYKHGGIIIAWEVTSALALVAAALYFAPRYLKMGLTTIPEFLEKRFDGLTRTIIAFLLIISFVSTLLPIVLYSGAISIEQIFDISGLLGITQNEGLWLTVVTVGCIGAVYAIFGGLKMVAYTDTINGFGLLIAGISIPVLALWSIGDGHIFEGLRMVFEKAPEKFNVISNEVSMGEGSRDAIMPFGVLFTGLIINQLYFWTMHQSIIQRALGAVNLKEAQKGLLYTGLLKILVPLIIVLPGIIAYYYFNDTFYDQKELVYPSLVKKVLPFWMTGFFVAVLMGAILSTFNSALNSAATIFSLGIYKRYVNKNASEKRLVLMGKTTSALLALFAIGIAPFIAHAPRGLYQLLQQLNGIFFIPMATVILAGFFLPKVSAKGAKVGLLFGLVFYIVTNFIFQVDMHYVHIWGIEFVLNIGVMLLVSRWSPRVNTFSITDIGVVDVTQWKYAKAFSLFLVLATLAVYILLGNVG from the coding sequence ATGGTACAATTCATCAGTTTTTTTGTGTTTACAGCCTTCGTGGCTGCCTATTCCAGCTGGAAGTTAAGAAAGGACAAACTTTCTACTCAAGATGGTTACTTTTTAGGGGGACGTAGCCTAACCGGAATCGTTATAGCAGGTTCCTTGCTCTTGACCAACATTTCTACCGAGCATTTGGTGGGCATGAACGGCGATGCCTATAAACATGGGGGCATTATCATTGCTTGGGAGGTCACATCGGCTTTGGCTTTGGTAGCTGCAGCTCTGTATTTTGCGCCTCGCTATCTGAAAATGGGACTTACCACCATCCCTGAATTTTTGGAAAAACGTTTTGACGGTCTCACCCGAACCATCATTGCATTTTTGTTGATCATATCCTTTGTTTCCACACTTTTACCCATCGTACTCTATTCTGGGGCCATCAGTATTGAACAGATTTTTGATATTTCCGGGCTACTGGGCATTACCCAAAACGAAGGGCTTTGGTTAACGGTAGTGACCGTGGGTTGCATTGGTGCTGTCTATGCAATTTTCGGTGGATTAAAAATGGTGGCGTATACCGATACCATAAATGGTTTTGGCCTATTGATTGCGGGAATTTCCATTCCTGTTTTGGCGCTCTGGAGTATTGGAGATGGACATATTTTTGAAGGTTTGCGAATGGTTTTTGAAAAAGCTCCTGAGAAATTCAATGTCATTAGCAATGAGGTTTCCATGGGCGAAGGTTCCCGAGATGCCATTATGCCTTTTGGCGTATTGTTTACCGGATTGATCATCAACCAACTCTATTTTTGGACCATGCATCAATCCATTATTCAACGGGCTTTAGGAGCCGTGAATTTAAAAGAGGCCCAAAAAGGGTTGCTGTATACGGGATTGTTAAAAATCTTGGTCCCTCTGATCATTGTTCTCCCGGGCATCATTGCCTATTACTATTTCAACGATACGTTCTATGACCAAAAAGAGCTGGTATATCCCAGTTTGGTGAAAAAAGTGCTTCCCTTTTGGATGACCGGTTTTTTTGTGGCCGTGTTAATGGGCGCCATTTTAAGTACCTTCAACAGTGCTTTGAACAGTGCGGCCACCATCTTTAGTTTGGGTATCTATAAAAGATATGTGAACAAAAACGCCAGTGAAAAACGATTGGTCCTCATGGGAAAAACCACATCCGCCTTATTGGCCCTATTTGCCATAGGAATCGCCCCATTCATTGCCCATGCCCCCCGAGGGCTCTACCAGTTGTTGCAACAGCTCAATGGCATCTTTTTTATTCCCATGGCCACCGTGATTCTGGCCGGATTCTTTCTACCAAAGGTTTCCGCAAAAGGAGCCAAAGTAGGATTGTTGTTTGGATTAGTCTTCTACATTGTTACCAATTTTATCTTTCAGGTTGATATGCACTACGTGCATATTTGGGGGATTGAGTTCGTCTTGAACATTGGGGTGATGTTATTGGTATCACGCTGGTCTCCGAGAGTCAATACTTTTAGCATCACGGATATTGGTGTGGTTGATGTTACCCAATGGAAATACGCAAAAGCGTTCAGCCTGTTTTTAGTATTGGCCACTTTGGCTGTGTACATTTTATTGGGCAACGTGGGATAG
- a CDS encoding TetR/AcrR family transcriptional regulator, translating to MREKIIQKATELFLNLGFKSVTMDDLANEMGISKKTIYSHFKNKTELVEECTSNLFCVISGGINEIIAQQKNPIEELYEIKKFVMLHLKDEKSSPQYQLQKYYPKLSRTLKQRQYEVMLGCVKDNVNRGMEMGIYRDNLNAEFISRIYFCGATCIKDNELFPMQLFSMPQLMDYYLEYHLRGIVTPKGRKILNSIINSNQE from the coding sequence ATGAGGGAAAAGATAATACAAAAGGCAACGGAGCTGTTCTTAAACTTGGGTTTTAAGAGTGTGACCATGGACGATTTGGCTAATGAGATGGGGATTTCCAAAAAGACAATCTACTCCCATTTCAAGAACAAGACAGAGCTTGTGGAGGAATGCACCTCCAATCTGTTCTGTGTTATTTCAGGTGGCATAAACGAGATTATTGCACAACAAAAGAACCCCATCGAGGAACTCTATGAGATCAAAAAGTTTGTGATGTTGCATTTAAAGGACGAAAAATCATCCCCCCAATACCAATTGCAAAAATATTATCCCAAACTGAGCCGCACCTTAAAGCAGCGACAGTATGAGGTAATGTTGGGCTGCGTCAAGGACAATGTAAACCGCGGTATGGAAATGGGGATTTACCGTGATAACCTTAATGCTGAATTTATATCCCGAATCTATTTTTGTGGGGCTACCTGCATTAAGGACAACGAACTTTTTCCCATGCAGCTCTTCTCAATGCCCCAGCTCATGGACTATTATCTGGAATACCACCTCAGGGGCATTGTTACCCCAAAGGGACGGAAAATACTAAACTCAATCATCAATTCAAATCAAGAATAA
- a CDS encoding polyprenyl synthetase family protein, translating into MADIDIISQYRGQFVTYLEAKIQLGEPKNLYQPVQYILGLGGKRMRPILTLMTAEAFGGKMEDALDAALAIEMFHNFSLVHDDIMDDAPLRRGKTTVHEKWDVNTGILSGDAMLILAYQFLESYPAETYKKLTKLFSKTALEVCEGQQYDVDFETRDDVTIPEYIKMIEYKTSVLVAAAMKMGALVANAPQKEAEAIYEFGRNLGIAFQLQDDYLDAFGDPKTFGKQVGGDIMENKKTYLYLKSLEKALKDDQEGLLHLYSIKPEDADAKIEAAKTIFMESGAVDETKKAIERYTQTAFDVLDTLDLPAARKQLLKTFGEALMNRTV; encoded by the coding sequence ATGGCAGATATCGATATCATTAGTCAGTATAGGGGGCAGTTTGTTACGTATCTCGAGGCAAAAATCCAATTGGGGGAGCCTAAGAACCTCTACCAACCCGTTCAATACATACTAGGGTTGGGTGGTAAGCGGATGCGACCCATACTCACCTTGATGACGGCCGAGGCCTTTGGCGGAAAAATGGAAGATGCCCTGGATGCCGCACTGGCCATAGAAATGTTCCATAACTTTTCGTTGGTACATGATGACATTATGGATGATGCCCCTCTACGACGTGGAAAAACTACGGTACATGAAAAATGGGATGTAAATACGGGGATTCTTTCCGGGGATGCCATGCTGATTTTAGCGTATCAATTTTTAGAAAGCTACCCAGCCGAAACGTATAAAAAGCTCACAAAACTGTTCAGCAAAACGGCCCTTGAAGTGTGTGAAGGGCAGCAATACGATGTGGATTTTGAGACCCGTGACGATGTGACCATTCCAGAATACATTAAAATGATTGAATACAAGACCTCCGTTTTGGTGGCAGCCGCCATGAAGATGGGAGCTCTTGTGGCCAACGCTCCACAAAAAGAAGCCGAAGCCATTTACGAATTTGGACGTAATCTGGGCATTGCTTTTCAATTGCAGGATGACTATTTAGACGCTTTTGGCGACCCCAAGACCTTTGGTAAGCAGGTTGGGGGCGATATTATGGAGAACAAAAAGACATATTTGTACCTAAAATCGTTGGAAAAAGCCTTAAAAGACGATCAAGAGGGCTTGTTGCATTTATATTCCATAAAACCAGAGGATGCAGATGCTAAAATTGAAGCTGCGAAAACAATTTTCATGGAAAGTGGTGCTGTGGATGAAACCAAAAAGGCCATTGAGAGGTATACCCAAACAGCTTTTGATGTATTGGACACTTTAGACTTGCCAGCAGCCAGAAAGCAACTTTTAAAAACCTTTGGTGAGGCATTGATGAATCGAACGGTTTAG
- a CDS encoding RNA polymerase sigma factor encodes MAAKTENRNNLTTFFNEEYHSLRAYVQSKIRDTSERDAEDIVQDVALRVFSKADDILPINNIGGFVYSAIRNRIIDIMRGRKEHKYSSDDIDRQWQEFAELFYGDADNSYSPELEKALKNAVTELKPAYRDIIIAIDFEGYTYKEIASRTGIPTGTLMSRRHRAMSLLLQNLENIKELKSM; translated from the coding sequence ATGGCCGCCAAGACAGAAAACAGAAATAACCTAACCACATTTTTCAATGAAGAATATCATTCATTGAGAGCATATGTGCAGTCCAAGATCCGGGATACCTCGGAACGTGATGCAGAGGACATTGTGCAGGACGTGGCGTTACGGGTGTTTTCCAAGGCCGATGACATTCTGCCCATCAATAATATTGGGGGGTTTGTTTACAGTGCCATCAGAAATAGGATCATTGATATTATGCGTGGTAGGAAGGAGCACAAATACTCCAGTGATGATATTGATCGCCAATGGCAAGAATTTGCGGAGTTGTTTTACGGCGATGCGGACAATTCCTATTCCCCAGAATTGGAAAAAGCCCTAAAAAATGCTGTAACAGAATTGAAACCAGCGTATAGGGACATCATCATCGCCATTGATTTTGAAGGCTATACCTATAAAGAAATAGCATCGAGAACCGGTATTCCAACGGGCACCTTGATGTCAAGGAGACATCGTGCCATGTCATTGTTATTACAAAATCTAGAAAATATAAAAGAATTAAAAAGTATGTAG
- a CDS encoding nuclear transport factor 2 family protein, producing MNSKELISDWFRKWETGDFYNLPVTDNFKHTSPFGTINGKKAYLNLVEQNRDKFLGYQFKLHDALYGNNNACVRYTGTQGDFSLEVSEWYYMKGGLIKEIVAYYHIGEIAEDRKLSQ from the coding sequence ATGAACTCAAAAGAATTGATATCGGATTGGTTCCGCAAATGGGAAACAGGGGATTTTTACAACCTCCCCGTAACAGATAACTTTAAACATACCAGCCCTTTTGGAACCATCAATGGAAAAAAGGCGTACCTCAACCTGGTGGAACAAAACAGAGACAAGTTTTTGGGCTACCAATTCAAACTCCATGATGCGCTTTATGGCAACAACAATGCCTGCGTTCGGTACACTGGAACCCAAGGGGATTTTAGCTTGGAGGTCAGTGAATGGTACTATATGAAAGGCGGATTAATTAAAGAAATTGTGGCTTACTATCACATTGGTGAGATTGCTGAAGACCGAAAACTTTCCCAATAG
- a CDS encoding efflux RND transporter periplasmic adaptor subunit has translation MKNILYIFLTAVVLASCGGGGKNTVEGVLESKNLEAIRAKRNSLTEELKALEGQVKQLDEAIAELDDNSKLPLVSALTVQPEEFHHYLELQGDVMTDQNVLIYPEMAGTLYRVYVKEGDKVSKGQVLASIDDGGLSSQLAQLRTQAELSKTTFERQKRLWEQNIGSEIQFLQAKTNYEAQQSAVKQLESQVAKSTIRAPFSGIIDDVIKDQGTVVSPGPGSEIFRIVNLSDMYIDVEVPEAHLPNVTPGKMVDAYFPVLGETVSTKVRQTGNFINPSNRSFIAEIPVPNTNGHIKPNLTAQVKINDYTNENAILIPQSVVSENAEGEQYVYIVAEENGEVIAKKSIITPGKTQGDFLEVLEGISAGSQVIVEGARSIRDGQTIKVLDTTATAKN, from the coding sequence ATGAAAAACATCCTATATATATTTTTGACAGCTGTAGTTTTGGCTTCTTGTGGAGGAGGAGGTAAAAATACAGTTGAGGGCGTTCTGGAAAGCAAAAATCTAGAGGCCATACGAGCCAAACGTAATTCCCTTACCGAAGAATTGAAAGCCTTGGAAGGGCAGGTTAAGCAATTAGACGAAGCCATTGCAGAATTGGATGATAATTCCAAACTACCATTGGTCTCCGCCTTAACCGTACAACCCGAAGAATTCCATCACTATTTAGAATTGCAAGGTGACGTTATGACGGACCAAAACGTTCTGATTTACCCAGAAATGGCCGGAACACTTTATCGCGTGTACGTAAAAGAAGGGGATAAAGTCAGCAAAGGACAGGTTCTTGCTTCCATTGATGATGGTGGACTTTCCAGTCAACTGGCACAGTTACGGACCCAAGCAGAGTTGAGTAAGACCACTTTTGAGCGTCAAAAGAGACTTTGGGAACAAAACATCGGTTCCGAAATCCAGTTCCTACAGGCCAAGACCAACTATGAGGCCCAACAAAGCGCTGTAAAGCAGTTGGAAAGCCAAGTGGCCAAATCCACTATACGGGCTCCCTTTTCGGGAATCATCGACGATGTAATCAAAGATCAAGGTACCGTGGTGAGTCCAGGGCCAGGATCGGAGATTTTCAGGATTGTGAACCTGTCGGACATGTACATCGATGTGGAAGTGCCCGAAGCGCACCTACCCAATGTAACCCCGGGCAAAATGGTGGATGCTTACTTTCCAGTGTTGGGCGAAACGGTCTCGACCAAAGTACGCCAAACCGGAAACTTCATTAACCCCAGCAATCGCTCTTTTATAGCAGAAATTCCTGTGCCCAATACCAATGGACACATAAAACCCAATTTAACGGCGCAGGTAAAAATCAATGATTATACCAATGAAAATGCCATTCTTATTCCGCAAAGCGTTGTTTCGGAAAATGCGGAAGGGGAGCAATACGTATATATCGTTGCCGAAGAAAACGGGGAGGTAATTGCCAAAAAATCAATCATAACACCAGGCAAGACCCAGGGCGATTTTCTTGAGGTCCTTGAAGGAATTTCAGCAGGAAGCCAAGTGATCGTAGAGGGTGCCCGAAGTATACGTGACGGGCAAACTATTAAAGTGTTGGATACAACAGCAACTGCAAAAAACTAA
- a CDS encoding TolC family protein: MRTTLISLFLLLPWLSSAQDSIPSFSLDEAIQYALEHNYSSINASRDLVDAQKQKWETIATGLPQISGAISYQNQLKQPVSQIPAEFFGGEPGTYQEVVFGQPQSASASATLKQQIFDGSYIVGVQATKTFLDYSQNNKEKTNLDVRKAVVEAYGNVLLAQESVLISEKNKATLEKNLYETRRIYENGLGDEESVDQLQITLSSVDNQLKNAQRLEKITLQMLNLVLGLPTESPTVLTEDLDVLTQKQIDLGLLDTDFNIENNVDYKLATNLTEQRYFELKLAKSRALPTLNAFVNYGGNSFSDSFNFLSSGQQWFGSSVLGVDLSIPIFSSFGRSASTQRAKIALEKAKTQLTEAQEQIRLQLESAKSDYILAVEQYGTSKENLELAERIENKNQIKYSEGLATSFELRQAQTQLYTSQQEYLQSMVDVINKKTELETILNQ; this comes from the coding sequence ATGCGAACAACCCTAATCAGTTTATTTTTACTATTGCCGTGGCTCTCATCAGCACAGGACTCCATTCCAAGTTTCAGTCTTGACGAGGCCATCCAGTATGCTTTAGAGCATAATTATAGCTCCATAAATGCATCCAGGGATTTAGTGGATGCCCAAAAACAAAAATGGGAGACCATTGCAACCGGGCTGCCCCAAATTTCAGGAGCCATCAGTTATCAAAATCAATTAAAGCAGCCGGTATCCCAGATTCCTGCCGAATTTTTTGGCGGTGAACCGGGAACCTATCAAGAAGTGGTCTTTGGCCAACCACAATCCGCTTCGGCTTCGGCCACGTTAAAACAGCAAATTTTTGATGGGTCGTACATTGTGGGCGTACAGGCCACCAAGACCTTTTTGGACTACAGCCAGAACAACAAGGAGAAAACCAATCTCGATGTTAGAAAAGCTGTGGTAGAGGCCTATGGCAATGTGCTCTTGGCACAGGAAAGTGTTTTGATCTCGGAGAAGAACAAAGCAACTTTGGAGAAAAACCTGTATGAAACCCGACGAATCTATGAAAACGGTCTGGGTGATGAAGAAAGTGTGGACCAATTGCAGATCACGCTTTCCTCTGTGGACAACCAATTGAAGAATGCCCAACGTTTGGAAAAAATTACCCTACAGATGCTCAATTTGGTCTTGGGACTTCCAACGGAATCTCCAACGGTATTGACCGAGGACCTCGATGTACTTACCCAAAAACAAATTGATTTGGGATTGTTGGATACCGATTTCAACATTGAAAACAATGTGGACTATAAATTGGCCACTAACCTTACCGAGCAGCGCTATTTTGAGTTGAAGCTTGCAAAAAGTAGAGCATTGCCAACCCTCAATGCCTTTGTCAACTACGGAGGAAATTCCTTTAGTGACAGTTTTAATTTCTTGAGCAGTGGGCAGCAATGGTTTGGTTCATCAGTATTGGGTGTGGACCTGAGCATTCCCATTTTTAGTTCCTTTGGACGAAGTGCCAGTACCCAGCGAGCCAAAATAGCCCTGGAAAAAGCCAAGACCCAATTGACCGAGGCACAAGAACAGATTCGGCTTCAGTTGGAAAGCGCCAAAAGCGATTACATATTGGCCGTTGAACAATATGGTACCTCAAAGGAAAACCTTGAACTGGCCGAACGCATTGAAAACAAAAATCAAATTAAATATTCCGAAGGTTTGGCCACCAGCTTTGAATTGCGGCAGGCCCAGACCCAATTGTATACCAGTCAACAAGAATACTTACAATCCATGGTGGACGTCATCAACAAGAAAACCGAATTGGAAACTATACTAAATCAATAA
- a CDS encoding inositol oxygenase family protein, translating to MKLNPEQKKEAHDMMELWEGDLLERYPEKPSKSKQEFRNYDDPARDTVKEFYRMNHTYQTYDFVLEKEKEFLSLDRREMGLWDAVEYLNTLVDDSDPDIDLDQTQHLLQTSEAIRADGQPDWFVLTGFLHDLGKVLCLFGEPQWAVVGDTFPVGCQFSDKIVYPEFFTANPDINNEQYNTKLGVYKENCGLRNVHMSWGHDEYLYHVMKDYLPEEGLYMIRYHSFYAQHKEHAYDHLMDKHDHEMFKWVNKFNPYDLYTKAPVRPNVKELRPYYEDLAAKYLPDTIRF from the coding sequence ATGAAACTAAACCCAGAACAAAAGAAAGAAGCCCATGATATGATGGAGCTTTGGGAAGGTGATTTGTTGGAACGTTATCCCGAAAAACCGAGTAAGTCTAAACAAGAATTCCGAAACTACGACGACCCTGCTCGGGATACCGTAAAGGAATTTTATCGGATGAACCATACGTACCAGACCTATGATTTTGTCTTGGAAAAGGAAAAGGAATTCCTCTCGCTTGATCGTCGTGAAATGGGCCTTTGGGATGCCGTGGAGTATTTAAACACCTTAGTGGACGACTCTGACCCCGACATTGATTTGGACCAAACCCAACACCTTTTGCAAACTTCGGAGGCCATTCGTGCTGATGGTCAACCAGATTGGTTTGTGTTGACAGGGTTCCTGCACGATTTGGGCAAGGTTCTGTGTTTGTTCGGTGAGCCACAATGGGCCGTGGTGGGCGATACCTTCCCAGTGGGTTGCCAATTTTCGGACAAAATTGTCTATCCAGAATTCTTTACGGCCAATCCCGATATCAACAATGAACAATACAACACCAAGTTGGGTGTGTACAAGGAAAACTGTGGGTTGCGCAATGTGCACATGTCTTGGGGTCACGATGAGTACCTCTACCATGTAATGAAGGATTATCTGCCCGAAGAAGGGCTTTATATGATTCGATACCACAGCTTTTATGCACAACACAAGGAACATGCTTATGATCATTTGATGGATAAACACGACCATGAAATGTTCAAGTGGGTGAACAAATTCAACCCCTATGACCTGTACACCAAGGCGCCTGTGCGGCCCAATGTAAAGGAACTTCGACCCTATTATGAGGATTTAGCCGCCAAATATCTGCCCGATACAATTCGGTTTTAG